A region of the Mesoterricola sediminis genome:
GGGCGAAAGCGCGGCCTTCTGGACGTTTGCCGGATGGCCGTCAAACTCGCTGTCCTCGAGCTGGGATGCTCCAACATAGTCAAAAATGGTGAAGTAGCGCTTATCGATGTCGTCGCAGAGCCGCGTACCGCGGCCCTTCATCTGCTTGTAGAGGATGGAACTAAGCAGAGGTCGCGCGAAAATGATGTTCTTCACGTCGGGCGCATCGAAGCCCGTGGTGAGCAGGTCAACTGTTACCGCGACACGCGGCTTGGCGCGGCCGACTTCGGCGAAGTTACGCTCGAGTTGGTGGGAGTTGCGCTCCGAACGGGTGATTCGAGCCGCGTAATCCGGATCGCCACTTAACCGACGCAACTCTGCGGCCATGAAGGCAGCATGTGTGTCGTCAACGCAAAAGATGATGCTCTTCTCGTCGGTGAGCTGGTACTTGCCAAGCATCTGCCACAGGTCTTCGGCGATCAGTCGCGTCCTCTCCGGAAGCCGAATGTCCCGTTCGAAGTTCTTGGTTGTGTAGTGGCGACCATCAGGGCCAGTGTAGCCCTCGTCATCAACATTGCTGATTCGTTCCTCAAGCAGGTAAGGCACGAGGAAGCCGTCGTCGATCGCCTGTTTGAGGGAGTAGGTGTATGCGGGCTCACCGTCGGGACTGCCGGTGAAGTAATAGAACGTGTCCCGACGGATTTCCTCATCGGTAAGTTCACGGCCGCTCTGGTCCAACTCGCGTGGCGTGGCCGTGAGGCCAAGCTGATAGGCGGTGCCGAAGTGTTCGAGGACCCCGAACCAGTCACCAAAGCCTGACCGGTGGCACTCGTCGACCACGACCAAGTCGAAGAAGTCCGGCTCGAAATGCTCGTAGATCTTCTTGCCCTGATACTCCTCGTCGAGGTTTTGGTAGTTCGCAAAGTAGATCTTGCCGACGGTGTGTTCGCCGCGAGCAACGGTGTCCTTGTCGACGACGACCCGCTCACGGGAGTCGAAGGCTGCGAACGCGCGGTATGCTTGGTCCTTGAGGCTATTGCGGTCCGTGAGGAAGAGAATACGGTTGTTCTTGAGGACGCTGCCGGCCAAGAGCTTCCAGGCCAACTGAAAGACAGTAAAGGTCTTTCCGGTGCCCGTCGCCATGAGCAGCAGCACGCGTTTCTCTCCCTGGGAGAAGCGGCACAGCGTCTCGAAGATGGCCATCTCCTGGTAGGGGCGGACTTTGCGTCTCGAGACTTGGTCCTCATACCAGGGTGCCTCGAAGACGGAACGCCACTCCTCCCAGACGATTTTCCTTCCAAGTAGACGGAGGACATCCCCCGGGCTCAGCGGCTTGTCGTGAGTCTCGTAGTTTCCAGTCTTGTTGTCAGTGACGATGTACTGACGGCCATTGCTGGAGATGGAGAAACGCAGGCCCAGGCGCATAGCGTAGCGAGCGCCCTGCTGAATCCCATCGGCAGCATCTTCACCCTCAGCC
Encoded here:
- a CDS encoding type I restriction endonuclease subunit R, producing MSRNERQTCRELIEPALKKAGWSWDSQVEIGPGRVNLTGDSMYDDSQRIIADYVLRFWKMPLAILEAKAEGEDAADGIQQGARYAMRLGLRFSISSNGRQYIVTDNKTGNYETHDKPLSPGDVLRLLGRKIVWEEWRSVFEAPWYEDQVSRRKVRPYQEMAIFETLCRFSQGEKRVLLLMATGTGKTFTVFQLAWKLLAGSVLKNNRILFLTDRNSLKDQAYRAFAAFDSRERVVVDKDTVARGEHTVGKIYFANYQNLDEEYQGKKIYEHFEPDFFDLVVVDECHRSGFGDWFGVLEHFGTAYQLGLTATPRELDQSGRELTDEEIRRDTFYYFTGSPDGEPAYTYSLKQAIDDGFLVPYLLEERISNVDDEGYTGPDGRHYTTKNFERDIRLPERTRLIAEDLWQMLGKYQLTDEKSIIFCVDDTHAAFMAAELRRLSGDPDYAARITRSERNSHQLERNFAEVGRAKPRVAVTVDLLTTGFDAPDVKNIIFARPLLSSILYKQMKGRGTRLCDDIDKRYFTIFDYVGASQLEDSEFDGHPANVQKAALSPKSKNKPGGPVEKPIGDGINIFIAREERYVCLADGRKIPFDEYREQSKEVIRGIAPASISDLLKIWINKTTRRDLRAELKDRDIHVAAFRHFFGLEATDDVDILAKVGFDLVRVPSRHDRVTRFWDQDDAWLLTQLKEQALSADKRFKAPFWQTSLDHYALYGIDDLEQGSTYSAPQFTNQFGSFSSLLQRYGGPVALKDDLEAVKQHLYIPMAS